Proteins from a single region of Chloroherpeton thalassium ATCC 35110:
- a CDS encoding RES family NAD+ phosphorylase, giving the protein MKVFRLSKAKYKEQLSGYGASLNGQRWNSKGTEVIYTAESRALACAEVAVHVPMGILPKDYFMVEIEIPDTVAIQEIPTDQLPIGWNFIPSVPSSRVIGDRFVSENKYAVLKVPSVVVSEDFNYILNPKHQDFKKIKIVKTSPFPFDARLFR; this is encoded by the coding sequence ATGAAGGTTTTTAGACTCAGCAAGGCAAAATACAAAGAGCAGCTTTCGGGCTACGGGGCTTCATTGAACGGCCAGCGGTGGAATTCCAAAGGAACTGAGGTGATATACACCGCTGAATCGCGAGCTTTGGCTTGCGCCGAAGTTGCAGTGCATGTTCCCATGGGCATATTGCCAAAAGATTATTTCATGGTTGAAATTGAGATCCCCGACACCGTTGCGATCCAGGAAATCCCAACCGACCAATTGCCAATTGGGTGGAATTTTATTCCAAGTGTGCCAAGCAGCCGCGTAATCGGCGATCGTTTTGTTTCTGAAAACAAATACGCGGTTCTCAAAGTCCCAAGTGTTGTGGTGTCGGAGGATTTTAACTACATCCTAAATCCCAAACATCAGGATTTCAAAAAGATCAAAATTGTAAAAACCTCTCCATTTCCATTCGACGCGAGATTGTTCCGATAA
- the parS gene encoding type II RES/Xre toxin-antitoxin system antitoxin produces the protein MSEKEAALKDEKLKEFIISFDETLPAKEITYQVVLADKLLVAHAVKRGVPGVLFEEINTNSPFDDRWWSSFLNINIRTLQRYRKAKDHIFKPIQSEKIFELAEVINLGNEVFDSPEQFNSWLNMPSPALGNEKPIDLLDTSYGKDLVLAELNNIEYGIFV, from the coding sequence ATGAGTGAAAAAGAAGCGGCTTTAAAAGATGAGAAGCTCAAAGAGTTTATCATATCTTTTGATGAAACTTTACCGGCAAAAGAGATCACCTATCAGGTTGTATTGGCGGATAAGCTTTTAGTGGCGCATGCCGTTAAGCGTGGCGTGCCAGGTGTTTTATTTGAAGAAATTAATACGAACTCACCTTTTGATGACCGCTGGTGGTCAAGCTTTTTAAATATCAATATCCGAACGCTCCAGCGGTATCGGAAAGCTAAAGATCATATTTTCAAACCCATTCAAAGTGAGAAAATATTTGAGCTTGCCGAGGTGATCAATTTGGGAAACGAAGTGTTTGATTCTCCTGAACAGTTTAATAGTTGGCTCAACATGCCATCGCCAGCATTGGGAAACGAAAAACCGATCGATTTATTGGATACATCTTATGGGAAAGATCTCGTTTTGGCCGAGCTCAATAATATTGAATATGGCATTTTTGTGTGA
- the sucD gene encoding succinate--CoA ligase subunit alpha, producing MSVLVNKDTRLVVQGITGGEGTFHTSQMLEYGTNVVAGVTPGKGGMQYNGNEKDPFIREVPIFNTVKDAVKKAEANTSVIFVPAAFAGDAIMEAAEAGIKVIICITEGIPVNDMMKAYFFVKEKGAVLVGPNCPGVITPGEAKIGIMPGFIHKPGSIGVISRSGTLTYEAVNQLTQVGLGQSTCIGIGGDPIIGTKFLDAVKLFAKDPDTEGLVVIGEIGGNAEEEAAAYIKRNYKKPVVGFIAGRTAPPGRRMGHAGAIVSGGKGTAEDKLAAMRSAGIYVVENPADIGETMLKALGR from the coding sequence ATGAGCGTATTAGTAAACAAAGACACTCGCCTGGTTGTGCAAGGCATTACTGGCGGTGAAGGCACATTTCATACCTCACAAATGCTGGAATACGGGACGAATGTCGTCGCCGGTGTAACGCCAGGTAAAGGGGGAATGCAATACAACGGCAACGAAAAAGACCCATTTATCCGCGAAGTGCCGATTTTCAATACCGTTAAAGATGCGGTTAAAAAAGCAGAGGCCAACACTTCGGTTATTTTTGTTCCTGCGGCGTTTGCTGGCGATGCGATCATGGAAGCAGCGGAAGCCGGAATTAAAGTGATTATTTGCATCACAGAAGGGATTCCTGTCAATGATATGATGAAGGCGTATTTCTTTGTGAAAGAAAAAGGGGCAGTACTGGTTGGGCCGAATTGCCCAGGAGTGATCACGCCAGGTGAAGCCAAAATCGGTATTATGCCTGGCTTTATTCACAAGCCAGGTTCTATCGGTGTCATTTCAAGAAGCGGTACGCTCACCTACGAAGCGGTAAATCAGTTAACCCAAGTTGGACTTGGTCAATCGACTTGCATTGGCATCGGTGGCGATCCAATTATCGGCACAAAGTTTCTCGACGCAGTTAAGCTCTTTGCGAAAGATCCTGATACGGAAGGCTTGGTCGTGATTGGCGAAATTGGTGGAAACGCCGAAGAAGAAGCCGCCGCGTATATTAAGCGCAACTACAAAAAACCAGTTGTGGGATTTATTGCAGGGCGCACCGCACCTCCCGGACGTCGTATGGGACATGCAGGTGCAATCGTCTCTGGCGGAAAAGGAACTGCGGAAGATAAACTGGCTGCCATGCGGAGCGCAGGCATTTATGTTGTTGAAAATCCCGCAGATATTGGCGAAACCATGCTAAAGGCGCTGGGTCGCTAA
- the gatA gene encoding Asp-tRNA(Asn)/Glu-tRNA(Gln) amidotransferase subunit GatA yields MSELIFRSYSELREKLLSKKVSCEAVTAAYLNRIEEKKELNAFIAVFKETALARAKALDAKLADGNAPGKLFGLPMAIKNNIAIEGERLTCGSKILSKFNSIYDATAIKKLLAEDAVFLGSANMDEFAMGSSTETSYFGATKNSVDPTKVPGGSSGGSAVAVASDCALVALGSDTGGSVRQPASFCNIIGLKPTYGRVSRFGLVAYGSSFDQIGVLSKTAEDAALVLEVIAGEDAQDSTTSDEPVKPYVNEVASFKLSGLKIGIPNEFFTDALDKEIEAVVKAKLEALKAGGAELIPVSLPRSEYALATYYILATAEASSNLARFDGARYGYRSEKQSDLMEMYTASRSEGFGMEVKRRIMLGTYVLSAGYYDAYYRKAQKVRRLIREDYLKAFETVDVIAGPTSPIPPFTLGEKMDDPLAMYLADIYTVTANLSGIPAISVPAGSTKENLPVGIQFIGKPFGEGTILSIAKAVASL; encoded by the coding sequence GTGTCTGAACTTATTTTTCGTTCTTATTCAGAGCTGAGAGAAAAGCTGCTTTCAAAAAAAGTCAGTTGTGAGGCTGTTACAGCAGCATACCTAAACAGGATTGAGGAAAAGAAAGAATTAAACGCATTTATTGCTGTTTTTAAAGAAACAGCGCTCGCCCGAGCAAAAGCGTTGGATGCAAAGCTTGCAGATGGCAATGCGCCAGGAAAACTTTTTGGTTTGCCCATGGCAATCAAAAATAACATCGCCATTGAAGGCGAAAGGCTCACTTGTGGCTCAAAAATTCTCTCCAAATTTAACAGCATTTACGACGCAACAGCCATAAAGAAGCTCCTGGCTGAAGATGCCGTCTTTTTAGGTTCGGCAAACATGGATGAGTTTGCAATGGGCAGCTCAACCGAGACGTCATACTTCGGTGCAACGAAAAATTCAGTTGACCCAACAAAAGTTCCTGGCGGAAGTTCCGGTGGTTCAGCGGTGGCGGTGGCTTCGGACTGTGCGTTAGTTGCGCTGGGCTCCGACACGGGCGGCTCGGTTCGTCAGCCGGCCTCGTTTTGTAACATCATCGGTTTGAAACCAACTTATGGGCGCGTTTCACGATTTGGGTTGGTCGCGTATGGCTCGTCGTTCGATCAAATTGGCGTGCTTTCAAAAACAGCCGAAGACGCGGCGTTGGTTCTCGAAGTGATTGCAGGTGAAGACGCGCAAGATTCAACGACAAGCGATGAACCGGTAAAGCCGTATGTCAATGAAGTGGCTTCGTTCAAGCTAAGCGGCTTAAAAATCGGTATTCCTAACGAATTTTTCACCGACGCATTGGATAAGGAAATCGAAGCGGTGGTGAAGGCAAAATTGGAAGCTTTGAAGGCTGGTGGCGCGGAGCTCATTCCTGTCTCGCTGCCAAGAAGCGAATATGCGCTTGCAACTTACTACATTTTGGCAACCGCTGAAGCTTCTTCCAACTTGGCGCGTTTCGACGGCGCTCGTTATGGCTATCGTTCTGAAAAGCAATCGGATTTGATGGAAATGTACACCGCCTCGCGCAGTGAAGGTTTTGGAATGGAAGTTAAGCGCCGCATCATGCTTGGCACGTATGTGCTTTCAGCTGGCTACTACGATGCGTATTATCGTAAGGCGCAAAAAGTGCGTCGCTTGATTCGTGAGGATTATCTGAAAGCGTTTGAAACGGTAGATGTGATTGCTGGCCCAACTTCTCCAATTCCGCCGTTCACGCTGGGCGAGAAAATGGACGATCCGCTTGCGATGTATCTTGCCGATATTTACACCGTTACCGCCAATCTCAGCGGCATTCCGGCTATTAGCGTGCCTGCTGGAAGCACAAAGGAAAACCTGCCAGTTGGCATTCAGTTTATTGGAAAGCCTTTTGGTGAAGGCACTATTTTGAGCATTGCCAAAGCAGTAGCATCGCTGTAA
- a CDS encoding isoprenyl transferase yields MHTVLKSIKQVAADLKSNPEASTRSTQDPQDAKLQESLKVSGAIPEHIAIIMDGNGRWAKSQGQVRVSGHHAGLKSVRDIVEACAQLGVKYLTLYAFSKENWRRPKTEVAALMRLLVRALREETQKLHENNIRLNVIGNMQDLPQKVSAVLHDSMALMKQNTKMTLTLALSYSGRWEILQATKRIAEEVKKGFLHPDEITDATFEQYLATAGMPNPELLIRTSGEFRLSNFLLWQLAYTEIYISNNFWPDFRRNQLYDAIRAFQQRERRYGLTSEQIGTLKPAMKSAAGTMTAVLPSDNQR; encoded by the coding sequence GTGCATACAGTTCTAAAATCAATCAAGCAAGTAGCGGCTGATCTGAAAAGTAATCCAGAAGCCAGCACGCGGAGCACTCAAGACCCTCAAGATGCGAAGCTACAAGAATCTTTGAAAGTATCGGGTGCAATTCCCGAACACATTGCCATCATTATGGATGGAAACGGGCGTTGGGCAAAAAGCCAAGGCCAAGTGCGTGTTTCAGGCCATCATGCAGGCCTAAAATCTGTGCGAGATATTGTAGAAGCATGTGCTCAATTAGGGGTGAAATACCTAACCTTGTACGCATTCTCAAAAGAAAATTGGCGTCGGCCAAAAACAGAAGTTGCTGCGCTGATGCGCCTGCTGGTTCGGGCGTTGCGCGAGGAAACGCAAAAACTTCATGAAAATAATATTCGGCTCAACGTCATTGGCAATATGCAAGACCTACCGCAGAAAGTTTCAGCCGTTTTGCATGACTCGATGGCGCTCATGAAGCAAAACACCAAGATGACTTTAACGCTGGCCTTAAGTTATAGTGGGCGTTGGGAAATTTTGCAAGCAACCAAACGCATTGCCGAAGAAGTGAAAAAAGGCTTTCTTCATCCAGATGAAATTACTGACGCAACTTTTGAGCAATATTTAGCCACTGCCGGCATGCCAAACCCTGAGTTGCTGATTCGCACCAGCGGAGAGTTCAGATTGAGCAACTTTTTGCTTTGGCAGCTTGCCTATACTGAAATTTATATTTCTAATAATTTTTGGCCGGATTTTCGTCGCAATCAACTCTACGATGCCATTCGCGCTTTCCAACAGCGTGAACGCCGCTATGGACTTACCAGCGAACAAATCGGGACACTTAAACCAGCCATGAAGTCCGCGGCTGGAACCATGACAGCTGTCTTACCTTCAGATAATCAACGTTAA
- the bamA gene encoding outer membrane protein assembly factor BamA, which translates to MISLMPLHPKVFAQQSGANNLGTPAEKTVKVLGISVEGLSTIDEKDVLARFSIQEGEEIKIPGTAAASAIKRLWRQRLFSDIKLEIERETSEGIYLKLIVKEYPILTEVVYIGNDEYDAEDLDEKVMLIKGSTATEQSIEAARQRILKFYEEEGYLRANVTTEVRETAKNYATVVFNIEENPRVIIEKITFHGNNAFDDDELRGELDETKQNNFLRSIFGRPVLEREKFEKDKELLVDFYRENGYRDARVVEDSISYSQDKESLYLDIFVSEGPKYVIRNISWEGNTQPFATTPILQERFGIQKGDVYNKRLLQERLNFSQEGDDISSLYLDRGYLSFRPYMDESVVAGDSVDLKIYLTEGEQFRVRRVDISGNTKTKEHVIRRELYTQPGDLFSRQKIVRSIRQLATLNYFDQEHITPDVKPDPKKNEVDITFGLIEKQTDTFNASAGYSASVGMTGALGLTFNNFSLQDMLKGDAYTPLPHGDGQQLSFTWQFGNYSYRTLSIGFTEPWAFGTPTSVGVNIYDTRQNYGSYIRQSGVSLTVGRRLTWPDDYFSISWTLKYQRNIGGFINFASAENEPVEATEIAISQTIGRNSFDNPIYPRRGSKVSFTSQLSGGVLPGSVDFYKLTGSYAFHKPLSKDLVLRVASEHGYIGLFDKNDYVPYINFFYMGGSGISSLPTVQLRGYDDQSLGVYDSDIDLYTGMMYSKFSTEIRYPLTLNPSASVYVLAFAEAGNLWGQAANVNFADLKRSVGFGIRVYLPIIGLIGLDYGYGFDPIPESPDVENQGWSFQFTFGQFAQ; encoded by the coding sequence ATGATCAGTTTGATGCCATTGCATCCAAAAGTGTTTGCCCAACAATCCGGCGCAAACAACTTAGGAACGCCGGCAGAAAAAACGGTCAAAGTGCTTGGCATTTCGGTTGAAGGTCTTAGTACCATCGATGAAAAAGATGTGCTCGCACGCTTTTCCATTCAGGAGGGAGAGGAAATTAAAATTCCTGGAACGGCGGCGGCTTCAGCGATTAAACGCCTTTGGCGTCAGCGCCTTTTTAGCGACATCAAGCTTGAGATTGAGCGGGAAACAAGCGAAGGCATTTATCTAAAACTCATCGTCAAGGAATATCCCATTTTAACCGAAGTCGTTTATATCGGAAATGATGAGTACGATGCAGAAGACCTGGATGAAAAAGTAATGCTCATCAAAGGTTCAACGGCCACAGAACAATCAATTGAAGCTGCGCGCCAACGAATTTTGAAGTTCTATGAAGAAGAAGGCTACCTGCGCGCCAATGTTACAACAGAAGTTAGGGAAACTGCCAAAAACTACGCGACGGTTGTTTTCAACATCGAGGAAAACCCGAGAGTTATCATTGAAAAAATCACGTTTCACGGGAATAACGCCTTTGATGATGATGAACTTCGCGGTGAGCTTGACGAAACCAAGCAAAACAATTTCTTGAGAAGCATTTTTGGTCGGCCTGTTTTAGAGCGGGAAAAATTTGAAAAGGACAAAGAGCTTTTGGTCGATTTTTACCGGGAAAATGGTTATCGCGATGCTCGCGTTGTTGAGGATTCAATTTCGTATTCTCAAGACAAAGAATCCCTTTATTTAGACATCTTCGTTTCAGAAGGGCCCAAATATGTCATCCGAAATATCTCTTGGGAAGGCAATACCCAACCTTTCGCCACAACGCCTATTCTTCAAGAGCGCTTCGGCATTCAAAAAGGCGATGTGTATAACAAACGCTTGCTGCAAGAGCGATTGAACTTCTCTCAAGAAGGCGACGATATTAGCTCGCTGTACTTAGATCGCGGTTATCTTTCTTTTCGCCCATATATGGATGAATCCGTTGTGGCCGGCGATTCAGTTGATCTGAAAATCTATTTAACTGAAGGCGAGCAATTTCGCGTGCGCCGTGTTGATATTTCCGGCAATACGAAGACGAAAGAGCATGTCATCCGCCGCGAACTTTACACACAGCCGGGTGATTTATTCAGCCGACAAAAAATTGTGAGAAGTATTCGCCAGCTTGCCACCCTCAATTATTTCGACCAAGAACACATTACGCCAGATGTTAAGCCCGACCCGAAGAAAAACGAAGTGGACATTACTTTTGGCCTGATTGAAAAGCAAACCGACACATTCAACGCGTCGGCAGGTTATAGCGCCTCGGTTGGAATGACCGGCGCACTTGGCTTAACATTCAACAACTTCTCCCTGCAAGACATGCTGAAAGGCGATGCCTACACGCCGCTTCCACATGGCGATGGCCAACAGCTTAGTTTTACCTGGCAATTTGGGAATTATAGCTATCGCACACTATCAATTGGATTTACTGAACCTTGGGCATTTGGCACACCCACATCCGTTGGCGTAAATATCTACGACACGCGCCAAAACTATGGCAGTTATATCCGTCAAAGCGGTGTTTCTTTAACAGTTGGACGCCGCCTGACTTGGCCTGATGACTATTTTAGCATTAGCTGGACTCTGAAATATCAACGCAACATCGGCGGCTTTATTAACTTCGCATCAGCAGAAAATGAACCGGTCGAAGCAACCGAAATTGCGATTTCACAAACGATTGGTCGCAATAGCTTCGACAATCCGATTTATCCACGTCGCGGCAGCAAAGTGTCATTTACGTCACAGCTTTCAGGTGGCGTGCTTCCTGGCTCGGTTGATTTCTATAAGCTAACTGGCAGCTACGCATTTCATAAACCGCTCTCAAAAGATTTAGTTCTTCGCGTTGCTTCAGAACACGGCTACATAGGGCTTTTCGACAAAAACGATTATGTGCCCTACATCAACTTTTTCTACATGGGCGGTAGCGGCATTTCTTCTCTGCCAACCGTTCAACTTCGCGGATACGACGACCAAAGCCTCGGCGTGTATGACTCAGACATTGACCTCTACACTGGAATGATGTATTCCAAGTTTAGTACGGAAATTCGCTATCCTTTAACCCTGAATCCTTCTGCGAGTGTTTATGTCCTGGCGTTTGCCGAAGCGGGAAACCTTTGGGGACAAGCCGCAAATGTCAACTTCGCCGATTTGAAACGCTCTGTGGGATTTGGCATCCGCGTCTACCTTCCAATTATCGGCCTGATTGGACTTGACTATGGCTATGGATTTGATCCGATTCCTGAATCGCCTGATGTTGAAAATCAAGGATGGAGCTTCCAATTTACTTTTGGCCAATTTGCGCAATAG
- a CDS encoding Sir2 family NAD-dependent protein deacetylase produces MKKRIVIFSGAGLSAESDIPTFRDSNGLWESHRIEDVASPEGWQRNPALVLDFYAKRYEKMQTCKPNSAHEAIAKLSLRHEVICITQNIDNLLEQAGVETVWHLHGRIDVQKCEWHKSIPAYYDERFQCDFSGAIKRPIAFGDACPVCGGQLRPDVVWFGEAVDMRQSYLQELVRTTDIFIGVGTSAQVYPAAGLLSIFEKVRDKYFIDPKPAYSVLSDFEVLNGSASEKMPLLVDQLIANGNS; encoded by the coding sequence ATGAAAAAACGCATTGTTATTTTCAGTGGCGCAGGGCTTTCAGCGGAAAGCGACATTCCAACTTTTCGAGATTCGAATGGGCTTTGGGAATCGCATCGCATTGAGGATGTGGCATCGCCGGAAGGCTGGCAGCGCAATCCGGCGCTCGTGCTGGATTTTTACGCCAAGCGATACGAAAAAATGCAAACCTGCAAACCCAATTCGGCTCATGAAGCGATTGCGAAACTTTCCTTGCGCCACGAAGTGATTTGCATTACGCAGAACATTGATAATTTACTTGAACAGGCAGGTGTAGAAACGGTTTGGCATTTGCATGGCCGCATCGATGTGCAAAAATGCGAGTGGCATAAAAGCATTCCCGCTTATTATGACGAGCGGTTTCAGTGCGATTTTAGCGGTGCGATAAAAAGGCCGATTGCCTTTGGCGACGCGTGTCCGGTGTGTGGCGGGCAACTTCGCCCAGATGTGGTTTGGTTTGGTGAAGCTGTTGACATGCGCCAGAGCTATCTTCAAGAGTTGGTTCGGACAACGGATATTTTTATTGGCGTGGGAACGTCGGCGCAGGTTTATCCGGCAGCTGGCCTGCTATCTATTTTTGAAAAGGTGAGGGACAAATACTTCATCGACCCGAAGCCGGCATACAGCGTGTTAAGTGATTTTGAAGTGCTGAATGGCTCGGCTTCAGAGAAAATGCCTTTGTTGGTTGATCAATTAATTGCTAATGGCAATTCATAG
- the gltX gene encoding glutamate--tRNA ligase, with product MSEQTIRTRFAPSPTGYLHVGGLRTALYNFLFAKKNGGQFLLRLEDTDRARLVEGAVENLLSSLEWAGIIPDESPKHGGDFGPYVQSERLDIYKQYVQQLLDEKKAYYCFATPDELEESRQLQIKQGVQPKYNRKWLPEDMGGSMPQSEIQKRLDAGEPCVIRMKIPDHTRIRHDDIIRGIVWFDSSTVDDQVLMKSDGFPTYHLASVVDDHLMNITHVIRGEEWLSSTPKHLLLYDFFGWEKPEFAHLPLLLNPDRSKLSKRQGDVAVEDYMAKGYSKDALVNFVALLGWNEGEGVEQEVYSMNELIEKFTLEKVGKSGAVFNVEKLNWIQKQHLKLVSHEDLAKQAKAILVEKLKERESMMPSEKITDDAYLLNVVELMHDRVNFVHEFVTFSEYFFFEPEAYEEAAIKKRWKENTNDLLSEFKGILAGLDNFNSAAIEEALAKYAELKGVKNAALIHPIRLAVSGVSFGPSLYHLMEVIGKEACLRRIERAVDKLDYQEA from the coding sequence ATGTCGGAACAAACAATTCGTACCCGTTTTGCGCCATCACCAACCGGTTATCTTCATGTCGGTGGTCTGAGAACCGCGCTGTACAATTTTCTTTTCGCCAAAAAAAATGGCGGCCAGTTTCTGTTGAGACTTGAAGATACAGACAGAGCACGCCTTGTGGAAGGCGCTGTTGAAAACCTTTTGAGTTCCTTAGAGTGGGCAGGCATCATCCCAGATGAAAGCCCAAAGCATGGTGGGGATTTTGGGCCGTATGTCCAGTCGGAGCGATTGGATATTTATAAGCAATATGTCCAGCAACTGCTTGACGAGAAAAAAGCCTATTACTGTTTTGCAACGCCTGACGAGTTAGAAGAAAGTCGCCAACTCCAGATTAAGCAGGGCGTGCAGCCAAAATATAACCGCAAGTGGCTGCCCGAAGATATGGGCGGCTCGATGCCACAGAGCGAAATTCAAAAGCGCTTGGACGCGGGTGAACCCTGTGTCATTCGCATGAAAATTCCCGATCATACACGTATTCGCCACGACGATATTATCCGTGGCATCGTTTGGTTCGACTCTTCAACCGTCGACGATCAAGTTTTGATGAAGTCGGACGGATTTCCAACTTACCACCTGGCCAGCGTTGTCGACGATCACTTGATGAACATCACGCATGTTATTCGCGGCGAAGAATGGCTTTCTTCAACGCCGAAACATCTTTTGCTTTATGACTTTTTCGGATGGGAAAAACCCGAGTTTGCGCATCTGCCATTATTGCTAAACCCAGATCGTTCGAAACTCAGCAAGCGCCAAGGCGATGTGGCTGTGGAAGATTACATGGCAAAAGGTTATAGCAAGGACGCTTTGGTGAATTTCGTGGCGCTGCTCGGCTGGAACGAAGGCGAAGGCGTTGAGCAGGAAGTTTATTCGATGAACGAACTCATTGAAAAATTCACGCTTGAAAAAGTTGGCAAATCCGGTGCGGTTTTCAATGTTGAAAAGTTGAATTGGATTCAGAAGCAACATTTGAAATTGGTTTCGCATGAGGATTTAGCAAAACAAGCCAAAGCCATTTTGGTGGAGAAATTAAAAGAGCGCGAGTCGATGATGCCGAGCGAGAAAATCACCGATGATGCTTACCTGCTAAATGTTGTTGAGTTGATGCACGATCGTGTGAATTTTGTCCATGAATTTGTCACGTTCAGCGAGTATTTCTTCTTTGAGCCAGAAGCTTACGAAGAAGCGGCCATCAAAAAGCGCTGGAAGGAAAATACCAACGACCTGCTTTCTGAATTTAAAGGCATTCTTGCTGGTTTAGATAATTTTAATTCTGCCGCGATCGAAGAAGCGTTGGCGAAATATGCAGAGCTAAAAGGCGTGAAAAATGCGGCCTTAATTCACCCGATTCGTTTGGCCGTTTCCGGTGTCAGCTTTGGCCCAAGTCTCTATCATTTGATGGAAGTCATTGGCAAAGAAGCGTGTTTGCGCCGAATTGAGCGCGCTGTGGATAAATTAGATTATCAAGAAGCATAA
- the erpA gene encoding iron-sulfur cluster insertion protein ErpA produces MITVTDKAAQQVKRLKTEQNLTDDFGLRVSVKGGGCSGLSYGLDFDNETKNGDQVFEDKGVKVFVDMKSFLYLAGTTLDFSDGLNGKGFHFINPNANRTCGCGESFSV; encoded by the coding sequence ATGATCACAGTAACTGATAAAGCGGCTCAGCAAGTCAAGCGGTTGAAAACAGAACAAAACCTCACCGATGATTTTGGGCTTCGGGTGAGTGTAAAAGGAGGCGGTTGCTCCGGTCTGTCTTACGGACTTGATTTTGACAATGAGACGAAAAATGGCGATCAAGTTTTTGAAGATAAAGGTGTGAAAGTATTTGTAGATATGAAAAGCTTCCTCTATTTGGCCGGAACAACTCTTGATTTTTCGGATGGCTTGAATGGAAAAGGCTTTCATTTTATCAATCCAAATGCAAATCGTACCTGCGGTTGTGGTGAATCATTCTCGGTATAG
- the iscU gene encoding Fe-S cluster assembly scaffold IscU, giving the protein MAYSDKVMDHYNNPRNVGSLDQKDEQVGTGVVGAPECGDVMKLQIKVDEKTGIIEDARFKTFGCGSAIASSSLATEMLKGKTIDEASEIKNTALVSELSLPPVKIHCSVLAEDAIKAAIDDFRKKQAAKHAKSETSAS; this is encoded by the coding sequence ATGGCTTACTCGGACAAAGTGATGGATCATTACAATAACCCACGCAATGTTGGTAGCTTAGACCAGAAAGATGAGCAAGTCGGAACAGGCGTTGTGGGCGCGCCAGAGTGCGGCGATGTGATGAAACTTCAGATTAAAGTAGACGAAAAAACAGGCATCATCGAAGATGCAAGGTTTAAAACTTTTGGTTGCGGTTCGGCAATTGCTTCTTCCTCGCTCGCAACGGAAATGCTGAAGGGAAAAACAATCGACGAAGCAAGTGAAATCAAGAATACGGCGCTTGTTAGTGAATTGAGCCTTCCGCCTGTGAAAATTCACTGCTCAGTGCTTGCAGAAGATGCCATTAAAGCAGCAATTGATGATTTTCGCAAAAAGCAAGCGGCCAAGCACGCCAAATCGGAAACCAGCGCGTCTTAA